Genomic DNA from Methanofollis sp. W23:
AGTTGAGGGGTATTCATACATTAGAATCATTGGAAATGTATATGCCGATTTCCATACTGTTTCGAAACATGATTGCTCCAGTAATGTTGTGTATTTCATGTCCCTGGACTTTCTAAGGGAACCAGGGCTGAAAAATCGCCCCGGCCCGACTGGAGGTCATGGCAGGGCTTTGTGTACCTACACAATCAAAGTCCTCAGGACAAACAGCACTCAAAACCGGAGTATATACATTGCAGGACAGAGATCCCTCTTCATCAGAGGAGAGACCCCATGCCGTTCACGTGCATCCAGTGCGGGGAGTGCTGCAGCCACCTGGGCGACGTCCATGTCGTGACAGAGGAGTGCGGCGACGGAAATTTTCTGATGCTGAACCGCTACACCGGGGAGGAGCATGCCGTCAGGATCGATCCCGACAAGACGCACCTCTTCCCTGACCGCGGCATCTTCGAGCGCTGGCCGGATGCCTGCCCCTTCCTCCGAGACGATCCGGTACACGGCCGCATCTGTTGCATCGTCCACCTCACGAGGCCAGAGATCTGTCGGGAGTATTCATGCTGGCGTCTGCTCATCCTGAACGCAAGGGGGCAGCGGGTGGGCCGGGTGATGGAGCGCCGCCATCTCGCGACCGACGACTCCGCCCTCGCAGAGTGCTGGGAGAAATATGTCGGGGCGATCCGCGAGGAGGACGATGGCAGGTGGGACGAGCGGGTGATCGAGACGTTGACGCGGGCGGGGTATCGGGTCAGGCGGTAGGGAGAAAAATTTTATCTCTGCTCGCGCCGCGGGCGTTGCCCCCGGACCCCCCACGACGAAGATGGCCTGGGGGCGGCACGATGCTCTTCAGGATTTTTGTCTTCGCGCTCATGATCTCTGTCTTCCAAACCCAATCCTGTCGAGGGGTCCGGAGGCTGCAACCCGGTGCGAGCATGGAGGAAAGCATGAGATCGATTCGTGCGAGAAGGCGGGACAGCAGGAGATCAGACGTGCCGCCCCCGATCGTAGGATCTTCCCTGCCATCTCGCACCGGGGGGAAACCCCCCGGACCCCCACGACGAAGATAGCCAGGGGACTGCAATTGAGAGAGGTCTCCACCGGTTTTTTTGTCTTGAAAATAAGCGACCAGGCGACGAGAAATTTTCATCCTGTATGCTTGAACCCAGGGTTCATGCAAAATTCTCCAAAACTCGCCAAAGAAATTTCACCGCCGCCTCGCGCCGGGGGCGACACACCCGGAGACCTGCTATGAACGATTGTATGTGGTTGAGACGCGTTCCCGACTCATGCCCGGCCCTCCACCGGCGAAGAAAATCCCCGGCCTCCCCTCGCGGTGCCAGCATCTAAGTCCTCTCCCGCCCAACATGTAAAAGCATCATGGACTTCCCCATCGTCTGGATCTACTGGGCGCTCAGCCTCACCATCGTCACCTATGCCTCGGCGTACATCATCAGGCACCACCGGCAGTACGGCTACCCTGCCCTGGTCGGGTTCTATGTCGTCTACCTCGCCGCCTCCCAGGTGCTTGCGGCGCGGATCGTCGAGTTCGACCTTGGCATCGCTGTCTTCCTCGCCCCAGCCGGGGTCTTCATCTACCCCTTCCTCTCACAGGCCATCGATATGATCAACGAGGTCTACGGCGAGCACAAGACCCACATCGCCATCGGGATCGCCTTCCTCACCCAGGTGCTCCTCGTCGCCTTCATCGTGATGACCAACACCCTCACGCCGGCGCCCTTCTTCGCCTATGAATCGATGTGGCAGGAGGTCTTTGCCCAGAGTCTCAGGATCATCCTCGCCTCCTGGGTCACCTTCCTCGTCGCCCAGAACATCGACGCCTGGATCTTTGCGAGGCTCAAAGAGCGCTATCCGAATCGCGTCCTCCTCAGGAGCGTCTCCAGCGACCTCTTCAGCCTCACGGTGGACAGCGTCATCTTTGTCGTCATCGCCTTCGGCGGCGTCGCTCCGCTCATCCCGCTCATCATCGGTCAGATCGTGGCGAAGAACGTCATCGGCTTCCTGGATACGCCGTGGTTCTGGTGGTATAAACGGTATCTTGAGAAGTAGTTTGTATGCAAACCGCGGGGATCATGGGCCTTCGGCCTCTTGATCCCTGTATCGTGAAGATTGGAGCGAGTGGGTATCAGCCGGATAGAAGAATGGCTTTCCTTGGATCTACTCTTCTGCAGTTTTTCCCTATCTCCATGGCAGGGGCTGGGGGGTGTGAAGCCCATAGCATAAAAATGTTGGAAAGCAGTTGGTTCACGCTCGCATTTGGAATAAGTGAGGTTTTGCTATGAAAATCACCCTGAAGATATGCTATGAAAGATTTTCATTCGGCATGCTTGAGGCGTGCTTTCGCCTCATGAGCAATTCTACAGAGCCGATATGTCTATAATCTGAAATGCATCAGGATTGGAAATAGAATAAAACATCTCTGAACATCCACAGATATCGAGATGCAATTTATCATCCATTTCTTTTAAGGAGATCTTTAATCTCTCGTTTTCATTTCCTTGCCGGACATATTCTGCAACGCTATGATTTTGATCAAATAAAATAATGTGATCAAAACCAGGGATAAAAACAATCTTCAGTTGGGTCTTATCCTTACAAATAAATTGACTTGAATTTTCGATATATCCATGATCGTGAAACCCCCTAAAGAGTTCCTGTGGGATAATAATCGTCGATGGACTATATCCTTTATTTTCAAGCAATGACTTTTTGTCATTTATGGTATCGATAATTGTATCAATATTATTGTCTACTGATCGTGTAATTGCTTTTGAACTTAGAATTGTCTTGATTATGCAAATCTTTTCTTGGCGTGCAATCCTTTCTCCAATGGCTTCAAAAATATGTTTGTTATGATGAATCGGATCAAATACATATTCATCGTTAATCAGATGACGTTTAGGATATCCATTCTTTATTCTTGATGAATATTTCTGGAAATTCGAAGTGTCTCGATCCTCTCTATTGATGATTTTAATCGTTGCAATATCATTTATAGCGATTTTGCCATAACCTTGCTTGATATATTTTTTCAGTTCTCGGCATTTTTCACAGTCATAATCTATTTGTTTCACGAGTTCTTCGGTATGTTCTGAACAATATTCCCGATTTTTTTGAATCCACGTCTTTGTCCGTTCAAGTTGCTCCTCCGCTTTGTTGTCGAATAATTGATCCCAGCAGTCTGCTTCTTCAATCAATAAATCACAGTTCTTCAGTAAATCCTCAGAGTTTTCGACAAAAATATTACAGAATTCCAAATCGTGTTTAAGGTAGTCCCTTCCTGTAGGTTCACCACTTGGGATCTGAGGATCTTCAGTAGTTCTTGAAAGATACCTCGTCATGCATAACAGATAGTATGTCTGCAATGCTCTTTCAGGATCTCTAAATGTATCAAAGATAAGAGTTAACTTACCCATCTTGGGAAAATACCGAACCCCTGAACCTCCATAGAAAAGGACTTTTGTGAGCCACGAAGGATCAAAAAGTACTGGGGAATCATTTATATTAATCGTGTGTGGATTCTTAGATTCAGTGTGTTCCCACAGTTCTTTGATGTATGTTTGGGCTTTGAGATCTCCTTCTTGTTCCCGAAATACAAGATAGGCACCAACAATAAAGAACAGTTGATGCATTTTGAATGCGACAAAGAGTGAATTTAAATTGAATATTTCACGACTGCTATTTGCCTTTAATTCTCCTACAATGGCTGTAAGATTATCGCCAGTTTTTAGTGACGCCTTTATTTCACACTCAAGATCATTTTTGTATTCCGTATACTCATTAATCGCAGTTTGTATTGCGCTATGATCTTTGACTGACTGTTCCTTTATGAGATACTCTAACAATAGATATTTTTCTTTTATTTGGCTGTATTTCGTAGTATCAGAAGCAAAGAGGGGCAAAAATTGAAACTGCTCTAGTGCAATGTCCTGCAATATTTCTTCTTGGATCGATTTCGGGTTGCCCCATGTGTTTTCTACACTATACGTTTGAATCTCTTTTTTAAATGATTCGAAATCATCTTCATCGATTATTTTTTTGTTTACTCTGAAAAGAAACTCTGAAGTATACGCCTTAATAAACTCCATATCAATTTCTGGATTTTCAGTAATCTCACAATTTAGGATGTCAAATATCCCTGTCCAGAGATAATTCCTAAATTGAACACGGAGTTCGACAGCACGGTCTATGATTCTCACGAGATGTAAACAGATCTCATCCTTGACCCAGGAATATTTTTTTTCACTCAATATCCCTCGATAGATATTAAATAGTGCGATTGTAAATTTAAATGAAAAATCAGTATCGGTTCTAGAGATCCCTCTGATTGCAGTCTCTTCAATTGATTCTAATATTTCTTTCACATTTTTCTTTTTGTCCCGCCGTATGTCTGCAATACAATTATTATGCACCAACTGGATAACCTGTTCATAGTTTGTTATCTTTGTCATAAATATGTAATATCGCCAGAATATAATTGACCACAATAAAATAAGAACCAATATAAATATAAATGAGTGCCAATTTGTCATATCCTGCCACATTAAAATAAGAGATATCAGGATTGTTGCCATTGAAATCAAAAAAAGTCCTTTTGTTACTTTGTTATGGATAAACTGTTTCAGAATTTGATAACCATATTTCTCTGATCCAATTTGAACCATAACAAGGGATATAGAAAAAATGATCGCCACAAGGGTTGCCATTACCGTGCAAGCTGTAGCAAAAGTGTTTTGCATGGCTGGATTTGAAGATGTAATATTTATCAGAAGTTGGTTGATACCCTGACCAAGTTCTTTTTGTGTATATGGATTCAAAATCCAGTTGATAATCATGTAATACTCAAACCAAATCATTATTTTTCTCCCTAGTTCCAGCAAGCACCAATAATTTAAGCCATACAATATTTTGTTCCATATTCCTAGTTTAAGTTATCATCGGCCCCCGAAGGATTATTCCAATATTATAAATATGATAATTCATGAAATTGTGCATGTGAGATTTTCTATAGTAAAATTAGAAAACATTTGAATTATTATTGGCCTATTAAACATTAGAAAATCGATCTAATCATATGTTGTCATGTCACTGCCTCAGAGAATAATCTTAGGATCCATATGGCAAATGCACAACTGCCTCTCAATAATGATGACATTGAGAATGCAGGATCCAGGGGCATCGCCCCCGGAGCGAGTGCGAAGGAAGGCATGAGCTTCCAGAGAATTACAAAAAAAATCAGGATCTCAAAAGAGTCCTCACCCCCGCGCCTCCAGTTCCCGCGCCAGCCTCGAACGTTCCAGGGCCAGCCCCAGCTGGAGCCCGATGGAGGAGAGGTTCTCCAGACTGGTGCGCATATAGCACTTCTCTCTGCCGCTCCCCATATTCAGCAGCCCCACCACCTCGCCGCCGATCTTGATCGGCATGATGAGGACGGTCCTCACCCCCTGCGCCCTGACGGCCTCGTCGAGCGCGGCATAGGCCGGGGCTTCGGGGGTGATGTAGACGACCTTCTGCTCCGCAAACGCCCGCTCGAAGAGGGCGTCGAAGACACCGGAGAGGCACATCTGCCGCAGGCTCTCGGGCATGTTCCGCTGCACCCGCGGGACCATCTCGTCGGCCTCGTCGAGGAGGTAGACACAGCCCATCTCGAACCCGAGCGCCCCCATCACCGCCTCGATGGAACGTTCCAGCATTGACGCCTCGTCCCGTGCGTCGTTGAGGATCCCGGAGAGACGGTTGAGGGCCAGGAGCGTGTTGACGTACTCGCTCCGCTCCCGGTCGAGGCGCTGCATCTTGAGGGCGCTCGCCAGTTCGTCGGCGACGATCTCCAGGCTCTCGACCAGCGTCGCGCTCGCCTCCGAACCGAGGAGCAGGAGGACGGCGCCGGTCGCCTCCTCCTCCTCGATGATCGGGACAGCAAGGGCGGATTTTACCTCGCCGCCGATGCCGGGCAGGGCGAGCGGCCCGGCGGCCGCGGTCTCCAGTTGCTCCATGCTCTCCTTTACCAGCGGAAGGACGGTGGCCATGCGATCGTCTGAAGGCTCGAAGGTGGCGTAGGCCGGATGTCCGCCGGGCGTGAAGACCGCCGCATGGAGGTACGGGACCAGTTTCTCCCTGATGCCCGTCATCGTCCCCTCAAGAAGGTGCTCCTCATCCGGTGCGGTCCCGACGCTCCTGATGATATAGAGCAGCGCCTCAAGGTCCCGCTTTGTCCGCCGCCGACTGGAAAGATCTTCTCCGATGACGGCCACGCACCCGGCCGGGCCGGCGGCGGGCGGGGGGACGAGGGTGACGGCATAGGGGCGGTAGATCCCGGCCTTCTCCCTGAGGTCGAGTTCGACGGTGGCGGCCCGGCCTGTTTTCACCGACCGAAGCGCCCCGTCCACCCTCGTCTCGTCGACAGGGCGGAGGAGGTCGCGCAGACCCCTGGTCTCGGGGAAGAGCGAGGCGAAGAGACGGTTTGCGGCCAGCACCCTGAGGTCGTCGGTGACGGTCAGGACGATCGTCTCCGGGAGGGCGAGGCGGTCGGCGAGGTCGGCCTCCTGCCGCCTGGCCTCGTAGAGGGCGAAGGCCAGGGCCGCGAGGTCGGCCTCCTCCTCGGCATGCGCCGCCGCGGGGGCCGCCTGCTCGCCCGTGCCCGACCTTTCCTTTATCTTCCAGAGTTTGCTGCGGCCGACAAAGGTGTACTCCAGGAGCCCCTTCGCGTGGAGGATGCCGAGATATTTCAGGACCGTGGCCCTGCTCTTGCCAGTCCCCCTGGAGATCTTGTCGAGCATGCACTCCTCAGGCCGGTGAGACCTGAGGTAGGAGAGGATCAGTTGCTCGGTATCTGAGTACGTCTCCATGATCCCCTGTGGGTCTATACTATATCGTCTAATATCTTTCGCCACAGGGAAAAGTATATATCAAAACTATACTATACAGTATAGTTAGACCACACAGTCTAAAACCATGAGGTGAAACGACCATGTCCTACGAGACGACCGCAACCGAACTCATCGAATTGCTGGGGCTGAAGGGCAGTCCCGTCGCCGTGAAACTTGCGAAGACCGCCGACGACGTGCCGGCAGGCTATGCAAAAATCGAGAAGAGCAGGCACTGCCAGTTTGTCCAGGACGCCAGGCTCAAAGGGGCCGCCGGGTATGCCACCGCCGAGGAGCACATGTGCAAGGGCGGCGCCGGGGTCATGGGCGTCGGCCCCCTCCCCGAACACCTGGCCAATGGGAGCACCTACCACAAACTCGGGAACTTCAAGACCGCCGAAGGGGCGCTCGAGACCGTCACCGCGATGCCGAAGAGCACTGAGGACTTCTACGCCTCGGTCTACGCCCCCCTGGAGACGGCCGCCTTCGAGCCCGATGTCGTCATCATCGTCGCCACGCCCAGGCAGGCCCTCAGGCTCACCCAGGCCTCCCTCCACACCCACGGAGGCCGTGTCTCCAGCGACTACTCCGGGATCCAGTCCATCTGTGCCGACGCCGTCGTCGCCGTCATCCAGCGCGGCGTGCCCAACATGACCCTGGGCTGCAATGGCTCGCGGAAATACTCAGGGATCGCCGAAGACGAGGTGATCCTCGGCATCCCGCCTGCCCACCTCGGCGGGATCGTCGAGGCTCTGAAGGTCTTCAAGGAGAAGTGGGGGTGAAGATGACAAAGACCGTCAGCGCCCTCGGGATCAAGGCCCCGAACACCTCCATCCTCGCCGACAACGTCGTCAAATATCTGGACGACCCGGCGGAGACCGTCGTCTTCCTCCTCAGCCCCGGTGCCGAGGAGGGGATGGAGGCTGTGGCCAGGAAGCACGGCTACACCCTCGAGATCACATCATCAGACAAACACACGGAGGCACGCATGACCCCCACAGGCAGCACCATGGAAGAGATCGACGTCAGCGGGGACTTCTGCCCCGGCCCGGTGATCACGGTCGGCACCATCCTCGCCACCCTTCCGGTCGGGGAGAGGTTGAAGGTCACGAGCGCGAGCGCCGACTCGATCGCCGACATCGCCGCGGCCGTCGAGTCGTCGGGCTCGAAGGTCGTGACGCAGGGCGCCGACGGCGAGAAGCACTACCTCATCGCCGAGAAGGCCGAGAAGCAGGAGGGCACTCAGGCCGTCGTGGCCCGCGACCGCGTCCTCATCGCCCAGAGCAACGGGATCGGCAACGCCGAGCGGGCCTATGCGACCTTCCTCTTTGCGAAGGCGGCGCAGAGCATGGGCAAAGAGGTGACGATCTTCCTGCTCATGGACGGCGTGAGCATGGCGCGGCAGGGGAACGCCGCGGTCGTCAAACACCCGGCCTTCGACCGCCTCGACCGGCTCATGGACGAGGTGATCAGGGGTGGAGCCACGATCTACGCCTGCGAGATGAGCGCAAAGTTCAGGGGGATCGGTGAGGCCGACCTCGTGGACGGGGTCAGACTCGCCGGGGCCGCAACCTACATCCAGCTCCTCAGCGATCCCGCGAACGCCGTCGTCAACTTCTGAGGTGAAAGAGCATGGAAATGATCTATCAGGTGCTCGCCCTTGCGGTCCTCGCAAGCAGCATGGTGACCGGGTTCATAACGTTCAGGATGCTCGGGATGAAACTTGCCCTCCACTTTGGGGCGCTGATGCTCGCCCTCGTTGCCACCCTGGCTGCCCTCGCGACCGGCATCCCGGCGCTTGCCATGGCCGCCGCCGCTCTCCAGGTGCTGGCGACGGTCACGGCCTTCACCCAGGTCTGGGCCACGTTCAGGTATTCGTTCCAGACCTCGCCGGGGTTCGCGCCGCACCTCGCCATGGTGACGATGCTCCCGGTGCTCGCGGCGGCCTCGGTGCTGCTGTGAACTGCAAGCCCTACAAACGTCCAGCCTCGATTATCCTCTCAATCCTCTTTTTTGCCCCTCACATCCCCATTCACCTAAAGATATATGAGATGCCCGGCCCATCAGGTAAAGGGGTGATGAAACGATCTCCGAACTGGTCCTCTGTGTCATACTCGTTGTTCTTGGAGCGATCCTTTGTCTGGTCCCCTTCAGGAGAAACCGGATCATCGGCCTGAGAATTAGGCCTACGTACGAGCCCGAAGCACTCTGGAAAAGAAAGAACCGGTACTTCGGATTCTTCCTCATCATCATCGGCCTGCTCCTCCTCCTCTTCATTGCCACGCCATATTACCTGCTCTTCCTCCTCTCCGCCCTCATGATCTCCCTGGTTGCGGCCTATGTCGAGGAGAAGAGCCTGCTCGTCACCCCCCTTGCACTCTTCGCCTTCTTTCTCCTCACCGCTCTCTGTGCCTGCCCTCTCCTTCCCGGCGAGATAGCGGTCCGCTTCTCAGGGCTTGAAGCAAACGGATGGGAGGCGAAGGGTCCATACCTCCTCGCCATGATTGCGCTCTCCTCGCTCTTCCTTCTCTTCTCTGCCTTTGCCGTGCGCTCCAGACATGACGAGGACGTGCTCCCGGTCATGAACGGATCCCTGCTCTTCCTTCTCGCCCTCAATGCGATCTTCATCGCCGTCCAGATGTACGGCGAGCACCTCATCGCCCTCGGCTACCTCGCCCTGATCGTCTTCTTGGCATTTGTGGTCCGCGAATCTATCACCTGGATACGGACGGCCGGAGTAAAAGAATGAGAACGGTCCCCCTTCTTCTTGCCCTCCTCCTCGTTCTGGTCGTCGCTCTCTTACCATGCTGCGTGGAGGAGGGGGCCATGGTCCAGATTGAGTATGTCCCCCAGAGCGACCAGGCGATCGACTGCGGGATTGCGGGAATCGCGATGCTGATAAAACACGCCTGCCCCGAGGTCGGCTACGGCGAGATCGTCTCCTCTCTTGCCATGCCCTGCACATGTTCCTACATCCCTGGAAGCCTTGCCTCGCAGGCCACCTGGCTCTGGGACGAGGACTATGCATTCCAGGCGTCGCTTTATGGGCTGGAGTATGTGCCGTCCCCTCACCAGGGCAACGCGACCGACGAACACTATGAGGAATACCTCCAGGAGATCAAAAATTCCCTTGACCGAGGGGTGCCGGTGATGGTCGGGGGCTGGGACCTCTATTATGACGAGTTCTACCTGGACCGACTGGAAGGATGGGGAATGGGGCCTGGCCAGGCCGGGCACAACATCGTCGTCGTGGGCTATGACGGCGAGGGCATCCACTACCTGGATCCCGGCGCCGTCGCCAACCAGCGAGACGAGGTCGGGAATGTCACCTATTTCCAGCGCTATGACGACTTCAGGCTGGCGGTCACCTCCCTCCCCGGCCCGGGGACGCTCCATTACTGTATCTATGAGAAGACCGACGAACCCCTGCCCGGGGACGAACGGTCCGGGTTGATCAGAGAGAGGAACCTGGCGAAGTTCCACGGAGACCCTGAGGGGCATACGATCAGGTCTATGCAGAGGCGTACCGGCACTCGGTCTTCGGGTCAGAGGGCCTTGAGGCGTTGCGCCAGGATCTTGAACCAGACAATCTCTCTCAGATCCTCTCCCAGAGAAAGACTCACCTGAAAGAGGGATTTCTGGCCTCATCGCTGGGGGTCGGGAGCGTGCGATATATGTGGTATACCAATGCCTGGGCGGCCGGGTGGGGGAGCGCGTATTGCGAGGGGATCGGCGACGACGAGGGGGCCGCGCTGATGGCCGACCTGAGCGCCATGTTCAGGGAGAGCGACACACTCTTTACCGGAATAATCCAGGCATATGACCGGGAAGGCTCATGGAACCCTGACGACCTGGACCAATTGCAGTTAACGGTCGACGAGATCGGTCGTCTCTATGCCGCGCTCCAGGGAGAGGACGAACCCCTCCGGTCCAGCGAGTGAGGGCATACCCTGATCCAGGTCTTTTGGAAAACTATACCTCCCTGCATGATGACCTCCACCTATGAAAAGTACCTTCCACATCATGCTCATCCCGACACTGGGCTGCCCGGCCCACTGCAAATATTGTTGGAGTTCAGATGAGCACTCCCCGCGGATGAGCATCAAGACTGTCGAGGATGTGGTCGAATGGCTCAAGGACTTCAGGGACGACCAGGTCACCGTCACCTTCCATGGCGGCGAGCCCCTCCTGGCCGGCGAGGCATTTTACCAGGAGGCCCTCCCCCTCCTCGCCGAAGGGCTCAGCCACCTCCACCCCACCTTCGCGATCCAGACCAACCTCTGGCTCCTCACCCCCGGCATCGCCGACCTCTTCGCGAAGTACAAAATCCCGGTCGGCTCCAGCATCGACGGCCCCAAGGAGATCTGCGACCTGCAGCGGGGCGAGGGCTACTATGAACGGACGATGCAGGGCTACGAACTTGCCCGCGAGCACGGGCTCGACGTCCGGTTCATCTGCACCTTCACCTCGTACTCGGTGGAGCGCAAAGAAGAGATCTTCAACTTCTTCCTCGAGAACAATCTGACCCTCAAACTCCACCCGGCCCTCCCGTCGCTGCGCGACTCCAACCCGGACGAGTGGACGCTCACGCCGGAGAAGTACGGCGAACTCCTCGTCTACCTCCTGGACCAGTCCCTCGAACACCTGGGCGAGATCGAGGTGATGAACATCAACGACCTCTGCCGTGGGGTCTTCACCCGCCACGGCACGGTCTGCACCTATGCCGACTGCATGGGCAACACCTTCGCGATCGGCCCGGACGGGAGCATCTACCCGTGTTACCGTTTCGTGGGCATGCCCGAGTTCGTGATGGGCAATGTCGCCACGCACCCGAGCAGAGAGGAACTCGAACAGTCCGCGGTCTGGAAGCAGATGGAGGCGTTCAAGGCATATGTCGATGAGCACTGCAAGGACTGCGCACACATCAAATATTGCCGGGGCGGGTGCCCGTACAACGCCATCGCACCGACCGGCGGCGAGGTGAAGGGCGTCGACCCGCACTGCCCGGCCTATGCCAGGATCTTCGAGGAGATTGGTGAGCGGATCAACAAGGAGATGTTCGAGTCCTCGCCCTTCCTTGAGATGGGCGGGCCGCGGTCGAGACGGGCGAGGGAGACGAAGCCGGGCGTGATGGCGCTGATCAGGCAGATGGCGATGCGGTGAGGGCGACGCCTCTCTCTTCTTTCCTCTTCGGGTGGCTCTCCCGGCCATCTAGAACGGTTTTCGTGACGACATTAAGCACGAAAGGATTCATATGATGACTGTCCCGATTGGAGGCTCTCAAAACATCCTAGAAATAAAAATAAAAACTATTTTATTATCTAAATTGCAAGTAAAAGCCAGAGACGTCATGATACCTGACTTGCATGCGATCTGTCTTAACGATCTCCGGCGACGGAGGGGAGACGAGGGCGTATGATCCCCGACGACCTCCTCCCGACAGCCTTTGCCGTTGTCTCGTCACCGAAGCGCTACGCCCTCTTTCTTGGCTCAGGGATATCGAAAACCGCCAAGATCCCGACTGGGTGGGAGATCACCGAGAACATGATCAAGAAGATCGCCGCAACCTCTCAGGAGCAGATCGATGGGGATCCAGTGGCATGGTACCGGGAGAGGTCGGGTACAGAACCAACATTCTCCGGTCTCTTTGAAGACCTGAAGGCGTCCAGGGAAGATCAGGGGGCCGTACTCCGTGAGTACTTCACGTTCGAAGGCGAGGACGGCGAACGGGTCGCCCCTGAACCGACCGAGGCCCACCGAACGATCGCAAGGATGGTGAGAGACGGTCTGGTCGGCCTCGTCATCACCACGAACTTCGACGACCTGCTGGAGCGAGCGCTCCGTGATGCAGGAGTTCAACCGACGGTGATCACCGAAGGAAGCGAACCGGTGAAGATGTCGATGATCCCCGACCACTGCCGGATCGTCAAGGTGAACGGAGACTATCCCAACACTCCCCTAAAGATGACGCCGGCAGACCTCGCCTCCTATACACCCGAACTCGAAGACTATCTGGACAGGATCCTATCCGAGTATGGATTGATCGTCTGCGGGTGGTCGGCGAAGGACGATACCGGACTGGTAAACATTCTTGCAGGCAAAGAGGGAGAAAAAGAACGGGTCAGGAGATATTCAGTCTATTGGTGCCAGCGGAAGGACTCTGGACCTCTTCCGGAAGCGATTATGGAGAGCCTTCATCCATCAATAATTGAGATTGCGTCTGCGGATGAGTTTTTTGGGGAACTTCATTCTCGCATTGAGGTTTTGCGCCGGTACGAGCAGAAAGAAAAAATGAGCGTCTCGACCGCGGTGCAGAAGGTCAAAAAGATTCTCAGGAAGATGAAACCCGAAATCGTTCTCCCTGATCTCATTCACAAAGAGACCGATCGTCTGCTTGCGTTCATCGCCAATAAAAGACAGTATAATCCGGCGATTACGAGTTCAAAAGACCTCCTCAAACAGATACTCAAGGATTTAGAGGAAGTCACCGCGCCGCTGGCGGCAATGGTCGCCACGGTGGCATATTATGATAATAATGAACACGTGAAACTGGTCTCAGATACGATTGAACGATTAGTCCATGCTCATAATATTCCTGTTGAACCCGTTAGCG
This window encodes:
- a CDS encoding YkgJ family cysteine cluster protein, which produces MPFTCIQCGECCSHLGDVHVVTEECGDGNFLMLNRYTGEEHAVRIDPDKTHLFPDRGIFERWPDACPFLRDDPVHGRICCIVHLTRPEICREYSCWRLLILNARGQRVGRVMERRHLATDDSALAECWEKYVGAIREEDDGRWDERVIETLTRAGYRVRR
- a CDS encoding queuosine precursor transporter, with the protein product MDFPIVWIYWALSLTIVTYASAYIIRHHRQYGYPALVGFYVVYLAASQVLAARIVEFDLGIAVFLAPAGVFIYPFLSQAIDMINEVYGEHKTHIAIGIAFLTQVLLVAFIVMTNTLTPAPFFAYESMWQEVFAQSLRIILASWVTFLVAQNIDAWIFARLKERYPNRVLLRSVSSDLFSLTVDSVIFVVIAFGGVAPLIPLIIGQIVAKNVIGFLDTPWFWWYKRYLEK
- a CDS encoding DUF2254 family protein gives rise to the protein MIINWILNPYTQKELGQGINQLLINITSSNPAMQNTFATACTVMATLVAIIFSISLVMVQIGSEKYGYQILKQFIHNKVTKGLFLISMATILISLILMWQDMTNWHSFIFILVLILLWSIIFWRYYIFMTKITNYEQVIQLVHNNCIADIRRDKKKNVKEILESIEETAIRGISRTDTDFSFKFTIALFNIYRGILSEKKYSWVKDEICLHLVRIIDRAVELRVQFRNYLWTGIFDILNCEITENPEIDMEFIKAYTSEFLFRVNKKIIDEDDFESFKKEIQTYSVENTWGNPKSIQEEILQDIALEQFQFLPLFASDTTKYSQIKEKYLLLEYLIKEQSVKDHSAIQTAINEYTEYKNDLECEIKASLKTGDNLTAIVGELKANSSREIFNLNSLFVAFKMHQLFFIVGAYLVFREQEGDLKAQTYIKELWEHTESKNPHTININDSPVLFDPSWLTKVLFYGGSGVRYFPKMGKLTLIFDTFRDPERALQTYYLLCMTRYLSRTTEDPQIPSGEPTGRDYLKHDLEFCNIFVENSEDLLKNCDLLIEEADCWDQLFDNKAEEQLERTKTWIQKNREYCSEHTEELVKQIDYDCEKCRELKKYIKQGYGKIAINDIATIKIINREDRDTSNFQKYSSRIKNGYPKRHLINDEYVFDPIHHNKHIFEAIGERIARQEKICIIKTILSSKAITRSVDNNIDTIIDTINDKKSLLENKGYSPSTIIIPQELFRGFHDHGYIENSSQFICKDKTQLKIVFIPGFDHIILFDQNHSVAEYVRQGNENERLKISLKEMDDKLHLDICGCSEMFYSISNPDAFQIIDISAL
- a CDS encoding GAF domain-containing protein, translated to METYSDTEQLILSYLRSHRPEECMLDKISRGTGKSRATVLKYLGILHAKGLLEYTFVGRSKLWKIKERSGTGEQAAPAAAHAEEEADLAALAFALYEARRQEADLADRLALPETIVLTVTDDLRVLAANRLFASLFPETRGLRDLLRPVDETRVDGALRSVKTGRAATVELDLREKAGIYRPYAVTLVPPPAAGPAGCVAVIGEDLSSRRRTKRDLEALLYIIRSVGTAPDEEHLLEGTMTGIREKLVPYLHAAVFTPGGHPAYATFEPSDDRMATVLPLVKESMEQLETAAAGPLALPGIGGEVKSALAVPIIEEEEATGAVLLLLGSEASATLVESLEIVADELASALKMQRLDRERSEYVNTLLALNRLSGILNDARDEASMLERSIEAVMGALGFEMGCVYLLDEADEMVPRVQRNMPESLRQMCLSGVFDALFERAFAEQKVVYITPEAPAYAALDEAVRAQGVRTVLIMPIKIGGEVVGLLNMGSGREKCYMRTSLENLSSIGLQLGLALERSRLARELEARG
- a CDS encoding DUF169 domain-containing protein; translation: MSYETTATELIELLGLKGSPVAVKLAKTADDVPAGYAKIEKSRHCQFVQDARLKGAAGYATAEEHMCKGGAGVMGVGPLPEHLANGSTYHKLGNFKTAEGALETVTAMPKSTEDFYASVYAPLETAAFEPDVVIIVATPRQALRLTQASLHTHGGRVSSDYSGIQSICADAVVAVIQRGVPNMTLGCNGSRKYSGIAEDEVILGIPPAHLGGIVEALKVFKEKWG
- a CDS encoding DsrE family protein encodes the protein MTKTVSALGIKAPNTSILADNVVKYLDDPAETVVFLLSPGAEEGMEAVARKHGYTLEITSSDKHTEARMTPTGSTMEEIDVSGDFCPGPVITVGTILATLPVGERLKVTSASADSIADIAAAVESSGSKVVTQGADGEKHYLIAEKAEKQEGTQAVVARDRVLIAQSNGIGNAERAYATFLFAKAAQSMGKEVTIFLLMDGVSMARQGNAAVVKHPAFDRLDRLMDEVIRGGATIYACEMSAKFRGIGEADLVDGVRLAGAATYIQLLSDPANAVVNF